Genomic DNA from Solanum pennellii chromosome 3, SPENNV200:
TTGATGTTGGAAATCTAGAAAGTGTCACATAGATTGGGATAGATACACGGTAGTTCCCTTTTGTGCCGAATGTTTCaggaaataatttattttgttaaatctgTGTGACTGAAATGCGGGAGTGTACTGAAGTTGAACATTCCTAGTTATGTGACTCAATCCTACCCCCATAGCAAGtcttcttttttactttttgtctGATCTCTCTGTCCTTAAATTTTCTCCAAATAGACCAACTTTGAATGCTTTAGCCTTTTTTACATCTAGTGGATATGGTATACAAGAAGGGATCTATGAAAACGGTTTTTGAATTCCTCAAAGCAGATGGTTACAAATTACAATTATTTCCTAGATGAACAAGCTTGTTAGTAAAATGTTACCAGACTGCCAGTTACATTTTCACCCCGATTGATTAATCTGACATGACAGATGACTACTTTACAAGTGAGACCCTACTTCTGCTGGTGAGAACCGGCAATAGAAATCTAGAATTCGAGACATCAATttggttgaaaaaaaatatttgatgaacttgGCCGTGACAGTAAATTGGGTATCAGGAAGTAAGAAGTTCTGTTACTTCCCAATAGCAAGCAGCAAGCCTTTGGTTGTCATCCTCCCAAATCTATGCAAGTGTCATTGTttgtaattaagttaattaagagtattgttataatttttttttagtaccTGAAAACTTACCTCATTGAGCTCTCAACTAAAATGGAGATCTTAACTAATTTTAGAATCATGCGGCATCTCTGCCTTATTATGATAGGCAACCTTGTCTGGCCTTAGgtcttctccttctctttctttGTCTAAATTACAACATGAGGAATTCAATGATGTGTTATGAGTTATGACTTTATGAGTATATCTTTCTTTTAGCTATATTCCAATAATTTGTACTTCTTGTATATTGCTGCAGATAATAATCTTTATTTTTGTCGTATTTGTTGTAAATATTCACTTGCTTCTGTTTATATTGTTGGACTTCCTAGGGTCCTTGAACCAACCTATTTTGCATATTCTACCGACGACGGTCTTGGTTACAAATCAAATGAGGATACATCAGATGAACTCACTAGTTCAATTAACCTGACACATGAAGTACTCTCTTCCAGTGGATCTGTGTCTGATTGGATTGAACCGTCTATTCATATCTGTAATTCGAAACTGTTACAGTCATATGGATCTAACCGAGTTTATGATGCTTTCCATTTGCTGCAGACTGAACCTTCTATTCAGGTACCTTAAGAGTGCACATTCAGGATTTTTGTCTTTGAAATTTGTTAGTGTATACATGGATATCAGAAAGAGTTGCTTAATTTCACACTTCTGATTGTAATTGTGGTGTAACAAGTAGTCTTAGACCTTTTAGCATAGAAtactaagttgctcggactccaAAAATGTTGCCGCACCCGTGTCAGATCCttcaaaaatacactatttttggaggatccgacacGCACCCGTCGACATTTTGAAGGCTCTGAGCAACATAGATAAAATCACAATCCTCTGTTTGATCTCTTTTCAATAATCGAGGCATTGGCTCAACAGACAAAATTCTTGAAGAGAAGTAGTAATTTATCAGTTACACTTGCATTAGATTgcatggttttttttttttttgacgacaagggaaacccgcagccgctacccttttgggtgcgcacagggcAAAACCCcactcctatgcaatagctcgcaaaccacatagatTGCATGGTTATTGTTGTTCGTAACTTATTGAAGATACTAAGATATTGTCTCAATGGTACTAGTTATATTTTTGGGCATACTGATCTTGTTGACACACAAATTCCCTCCTGATCTTTTTAGAAAATGGTCATTTCACTGTCATCTGACAAGGCTGTTTGGGATGCTGTTCTGAACAATGAGGCAGTTCGGGAAATCAGAGACTCGCTGAAACAAGGTTTGTACTAGATATGATTTGCAGAGTAATTTGTCTTTGGAAGTGTTTAGACATTTGCACCTCTGTTTATACTTTTAGCTGTTGAGTGGCCCAAGCATACTTTCCACTTGTAAAGACACCGCAGATCTGTTTAAGCATGTTATGATGACATACTTCTCTCTGTAAGGAATAAAAGCATCCTATCCTGCAGAAAGTGCATACTTAGACAATGTTCAATGACCCTAGCTTGCTATGAGCTTTTATTTGCAAAATTTGAATGAGGAAGAATCGTAAGAACTCTCTCAGTATTCATGGTTCAAAAAAACCTAGGTAAATATAATGAAGTCACTACAAGTACTTATGTTCTTATCTGCAGCAAAAATGGCAGTTGTGGCTTTTATGTCATCAAATAGTATGTTAGGATCTTACCGATATACATGTACTGATTGGATGTAAGAAGATTATGATTTTCTATTAACATTAGTAAATAGAAACACCTTCTCTCTTTTTATACAAGCATAATTCAGAATTGTTAATGGTACAGTGATTATATTTGACTACTCTGCATTTTAGTTGATGCAGCTGATAATGGCTTACAAGCTGGAAATTCTGAGGAGGGTCTCGACAAGTCTGATTCAGATGGGACTGTAGACGTAATCAGTTGGATTGTTGTGAACACCAAGGAAAAAGTGTTGGAAATAGTTGAGAAGATCATAGAGTTTGTGAATGAGTGGTTTCAGCCTCCTGAGGAAGAGAAAACATCAGATGGGGATACTGATCCATTTGAGGAAAAACTGAGGACTTCCTTCTTCCTTTCCATCGTAGTTCtgcttgttgttgttgttgctcgAGCACAATGTGCGTAGACAACATAATTCGACGAAATTACAGTTGGTAGTCCCCTTTCTCTGGAGTGGGGAGTGGCTGTTTACTGTCTGACAGTATATGAAGCAAGAACCAATTCAGAATTTTCTTGCGTACAGAATAAAAACTTTAGCCCAGAATTTTCCTTTGCTTTTATGGTTTTTAATGATCTCTTCAATTTTACTGTTCTGAGGTAGTTAATGAGTGGCAACTCAACATAATCTAAATGTCCCTTCTTAATATGAACTGACGTCAAATTATAGTGTGTATACTGTAGAGTAAAGAGTATCTGATGTGATTATTGCGTCttgcttattattttattacaaaGAAAAATGCATCACTTCTTTTCTACTataagatgatttttttttggcttcCTGGTTGGAGTCTTAAGCattcaaattaataatttaataccaagaaaaaatttaaaataaataggaGAGTCCTTGCCACTTTTCTTTTACTAGGGTTATCAATTATTGGTTTGAGTTTTTCCACAGATATGACAACATTATATTCTCATTATGTTGATAGAATGACCACatcttgttttgttttctttcatgGAATGACAACATTGTGATGCTCTAATTTGTTCACAAAAGATCACTATAAAAGAGGGCCAACatatgttgatgtattcacATTATTGTGAATGATGATGAACAATGGTGCATCCCAGAGGAGTGTGCCTAAGAACACAGGTGTATTTTGGTCTTCTCCTGTTTTGGACACAAAGTATGCTTGTGTTCTCAGGTCACCCCTTTGGGATCACCTtgcttttttaattattttttctcttaatgctctttgtttatgttgttgacatttttttaaattatattcctCAATCATCGTTCAATAATTATTGATCTACGAGATTTCAATTCTTTATATGATCGTGTCTTTGAGTGCTACTCGATAAAGATacttctttaaaaattttactaaCCTATTCATTTACCAGATGCAGCTGAAAATTAGTTGAAGCATACTGCCACAGTATTTTTCTACAAAAAAAGTCACTCGAATAGCTGGATTCCGTCAAGTCCATTACCGTCAAGAAGCCATTGATAATTTAGTGTTTCTGAAGGccaataaatcaatattttcgtctaaattttcagaaatttcaatCGGAATTTCTCAGTATTTACATTTAGTTGTGTTCCCTTCTTTTGTGTATATTGCACCAACAATATTAGAATACACTTTTTAAGTTCAAACTGAGTTTCCTCTCTTTAGTTCAAACTGagtttaagttttaatttagaGGGGAAATAGCACTATCATGCATTCCAACAGTACGACAAGATCCTTAAATCATCTTTAGAAGAACTTTTTCAGTTCAAACTGACTTTAAGTCATCCTCTCTTCTGTTCAAACTGagttttaagttttaacttaagaGGGGAAATGGCGGTATCATGTACTCCAACAGTACAACAAGATCCTTAAATCGTCTTTAGAAGATTCAGCTGCGTTCTATCAGAGACTTGGTCTGCATTAGACTTTCCAGGCATGAAGAGAAAAGAACTCTTATCATCCGACACCTACATCACAGCAGCACAGCGGCTAACTTACGTAACCACTGGAGATAACTCAAGGTAGAAAACAAACTCCATTTTTTCGAATCCAGTAGTCCTTGCTCATTTGCCATTAGGCGCCcctcaaaataaacaataacaGAGTAGAAAAAGAAGAACGCAGTAattgagaaaaacaaaaacctgCTTTTAGAGACTTCCATCAACCACTAAACATTGTGAAAATCATGCACAGAACAAACTGAGAGAAAACAAATCGAATAGCCAAATCAACACGGTCCAGTGTTACCAGCTATTTGACAAGCTCCAAAACTAATTCTAGACGAAAAAATGGACAAAGAGGAGATGGTTAgcaattaagtaaaacaaaaaCATTTTGTCAActacccaaaaaaataataatttaggcATCCACCTTCACTCAAATGATTTTCACGCCCAGGATGTGACCACCAAAACAAAATAGGGACAACCATCTTCACTCACAAACCAATTTTGAGTAGATCCTGATTTCATGGGAaggacaaagaaagaaaaatcatgCATAATAATGctataacaagtaaaaatagacccccaccccaccccaaaaGAAATATAGGTTCAAATTCAACCTAAAGAATGCAACTGATACTTTAGAACTAACAAGTGCCTAGATGAGTTCTTCCTGTACGCCTAATATTAACTTGTCCACCAGTGAAAGGATGAATGAATCAAGAGATCTTCTGAAATGGGGAGCCATTCCTGTTATCAGTACACGCTACTAACAACCAACTAAAAGGAGTTAGTCTAAAACAGAAGGTCTAAAAacgaaaaagaaacaaaataatacAGCAATAGTGAACCTATATCCAAATGTACCAGATGCCAAAACCAACGCTAAACAGAAATACTAAGCTTCCACACATTATCCAAACTCACCATACAAAAATATGATCGACCACACCAGAAGCTTGAATGGTCCTAAAATCTTAGCAAAGATATTTAGGTGTACTAGTTGTCTCAAGAATACCAGACATTTGGTGGATCAGTAAAGAGATCAGAAACATTAAGGCATTAATGAGCGTAGTTACTACATGAGAACCCACACAAGAAGCCATGTCTCAAGTTCCAACCAAAACTACCCACAGTTAATTTGTGAACATCTGGGGACAGCGTCCCACCCATGTTCTTTccccaaaaaaattcaataaattaacAGAAACATATTACATCTCAAGAAAATGATTGGATGAGAGTAAAGCCCTGAAGAGCAAAAAGTTAAAAAACACTTCTGAGGGAGATGTAGCTTAAAATGTCTCAACTACGTATTCACAAGAATAAAAGAGGAGATCTACAAATATATTAATCCTCACGAGATCTCCTATTTACTATGTGATTCAACCACTTTGCCTGCTAGTGCTTTCCATTTCTCTAAGACTTCCGCGCCACAAATCAAAATCTAAGACAACAATGTCGAATTCAAAGTGACTGCTAGCTTCCTGCTACAGCACTGCTCTTCATTGGAAGACTATTGAAATAGTCATGTACTTGATTCCCACACACCCCACCCCCTTCAAATAAAAAGTTCATAGCCAGGTTAGAAATGTCCTAGTTTAGCCCATCAGATTTAAATGCTACTAATTCTCACTTCTCCCTATTGGGCTTCAGCTAATTCCCATTTGCAAAGAAAACTTTCTTGATAAACATCACAGAAAATCTAAAATAAAGTTCTAACTAGGACTCCCAACAAGATAAGTGATTTTCAAACACAAATCAGACCAGCACAGGATAACACATTCCAATACAAGCATCTTTTCCTGTCACAAGACATCTGGAAAATGTATCAGAATGAGTAATAAAATTAATCTGAAACATGTGAATGCAGTCATCACAGTATCAAATTCACATACCCTTGGGAACCTTCAAAATATGAAGATGCATCACCTTTTGGGAGGAATAGCAGAGGCAAGCATCAGGCTGCTTTCTGAACTCTCAATAGTTAAATGACCGCACAAAGTAAAAGAGATACCAAGTTAAAGAAATAATCAAAGGAGGATTAGTGGTGAAGAAGCCAAAGCGGAGAGAAACACACAAACTGTGTATGATTAGTCATCAAGAAAATCCAacaaatcatttaaaataaaatttggaaaacAATACTGCAAGGCAAACCCCAGAAACGAATCCtacaaaaagtaaaattaatgtCCATAATTCACCGATATAATGTTCCAACACAAGCTGAATGAACTGAATGTCTCATCTCTCTGCATAACAGTACAACAAGGTTAAAGATGTGAGTTTGAAACTTCCAACAACTAAGTCATGGCAAGAGGGAAGAAATCAGGTGAAATGCTCCAACACATCAGCCTGTCAAAATATTACAACATTAACAAAGGGAGAAGCGTTAAGAACGAAAATTATGaagtaacaaataaattatgaattgcTCACTGCTCcaaaaaaaatagtgaacagAAGGGGGAACAAGGTTTGAATATAGATACTTGCAATCAGGAAGAATCCCATATCtttcaagaattcatgaacataCAAACCAATACACACATATTACGTACAAGGCATCCAAATTAGAGGGACCCAATTTTTAGTAATAATAggatttaaagttttttttgttaaattttaacttCCCACATATTTTCAAGACTACAATATTAAATGACATTTTGGTGTATTATACAGAccataaattcaaaaatctccTCTACTAGTTTAAATTCTGTTTCAAGCCAAAATCCGACACTAGAAGGATAGAGATTTAAAAAGAATCAAAGTTTCTGATGTATGTATACATCCTAGCATAAAGATGAGGATGAATATATATGTGTAAATGCCTGAAAACTGAACACCAAACAGCACACAGAGGATATCAAACAGAAAATTTGGAATTAGACTTGGTAAGAAATTTCCAACCTAATAGTGCAGGTGATGCATCAATTGCATCATGACTTCATTTCTGACATGAACTTTTCATATTCTGCATCCGCACCATAGGCATGCTTCTCCGCTGATGATGGAGGTGCATGAGTTGGTGGATTTGGAGCCCAGGGAACATTACTCATACCCTGTGAATGGTTCCCATTGGAGTGGGATGCAGATGGAGGAGGGGGTGGTGGTGCGACACCATAATAAGATGGATAGCTGTATGATGATGTTGGATATGCAGGCTGAGCATTAGGTGGCATTGTTGTGACAGAGTTACCATACACATTCTGAGATTGCATTTCAGGAGGATAGCTTTGTTGTGCCTCACCAGGAGATGTGAAAGTTTGTTGGTTTTCACCAGAAGAAACAGTCTGAGCAGGGGCACCAGAAGATGCTGCTGGAATTGAAGGAGGATACTGCATTCCATATGGAGGGATGGGTTGACCTGCGACAGGAGGATACATGGCTGCTCCAGGAGGAGGAGGTGGGTACTGGGCATATGGCGGAGGCACAGGTGGTCCCCATGGAACTGGAGCACCAGGTGGGGGATAGCTACCAGGAGGATCATTGCCAATGGGACCACCAGCTGCATACTGCTGGGACGGATATGTCCCCATGCTCTGATTAGGAACCGGGTATGAAGGCATTGCCGGAACAGGTCCTGGAGGCACAGCAGGCTGAGGCGGCTTACCTGCAACTCTCACAGCAATGGTTCTTCCATCAAGACGGTGGCCATTCATGCTAGTTATAGCACTATTAGCTTGTTGAACATCCGCAAACTTAACGAATCCATAACCTTTACTCAGACCACTTAGACGATCCTTTATAACTTTAGCCATCACAATGGTACCAAATGAAGAGAATAAATTGATCAAACCGTCATCTTCAAGAGTAGGTGGCAAGTAACCTATGTACAAGTTTGTCTCGTCAAACTCCTTTGGCTTTAGTATGCTTGACCCTAAGCCAGGATGTGAACTGGCACCAGCACCACCAGCACTGTTATTGCTTGCCCAAGGAGGATTGCTTCCTGAGTTTCCCGCGCCTAGAGCTAGCGTTGCTGAGCTTTGCTTTGTTAATGATTCAGGAATAGTACCTCCCAACTCTGTCAGAAAATTCTGGTACTCATCATCCATTTTCTTGCCGGTAGTATTTTTCACTGGACAATCGATAGTAGGATGTCCCCCATCACCACATATTTTACAGAGAACTTCACTCTTAAAGGTGGTGGTGCGAGAAGGACATGCATACTGCCTATGCCCTGGTTCACCACATAGCCTACAAAACTCCTCATCTCTAATTGTTCCATTCAAAGCAGCAAGTTCCTTAAGTTGTTGCCTCTTATGTTCATTGAGCACTTCATCAACAGGCTGCAAGAGCTTCTCCACCATAGCGGCAGCAGCTTCAACGGACTCCTGGTTCTCAGCTTCCACCAACACATGTAAATCTTCATTGTCAGCAGGGTCAGGTTTCAAATTCCCCTTTTGCTGGAACCTACCCTCCTTGATAGACCCTTTGCCTCGAATTACAATCTTTGCTCCCGTCTCCTTTTCCATCCTCTTCTGAGTATTCCCTCTTGGACCAATAATCAGCCCAATAAAATTATAACCAGGGAACTCCTTCATGGGAATGTAGAGCTTCTTTTGAAGCTTAGGAGGCCTATAATCAGCAGGAGGTTTAAAAGCAGGGTTCTTCTTAATGATTTGTGATATAATCTCTTGTCTCTCCCTATTCAACTTTTCTCGTGCGCGAAACTCCCTGGTGTTTATACGAATTCCCATATTATCATATATAGGTTCAGGCGAAGGCGACCTAGCACCTTCAGGTCTATCATCCAAGGGCATACCCGATTGCAATTTCCTACTAATTTCAAGTAATCTACTATTAAGAGCTTGAATTTCAGGATCAAATTCAATACCTCCAGTGAAATCTTTCATGAAATCCGGCAATTGAATAACGGGTTTGGGCTCATCGTCAGCCCACCTCGACTTCCTCTTTCTTCCAGTCCCACTTCCATCACCGCCGCCGGTCCCATCATTGGTTAATTCAGTGGGAGGTGGATCCCAACGGCTCCTCCGTCTCCTTCTACTGCTAGTTTCTTCCTCACCGCCTGATTGATCCCTGTCGGTGCCGCTGTGAGTGTTTGTCAATCCGTTTTCCGACAATAACGGCCTCTGAATCTCGCGCTTCAGAGTGACTTCACCGAGTTTTTGCTCCTCTGATGCTTGATTTGGACAGGAATTATCAGACGCCTGAAGCTGGGCATCATGGGAAGCTAGGTTTTGTGATGAGTTGTGATCTAGGGTTTCAACTGCGGGAGATTGAGATTGGGAATCCATTGTACAGAAACGTCAATTATGGAGGGCGATTCGGAACCGGGCGTGTATTTATAGACTTGTTATTTTGTAATTTAGGTTTGGATAGTATTCTATTTAGATAGAAAAAAAGGTgggaatagaaaaaaaaaattggaaaaatacattattttattttacttaaaaagaCTCAATATTGTGATATcgggtaaaaaaaattaatccaaGATATGTGTGTTAGTGGTGGATTGTtggatgtttttttttaaaaaaaaaatattggttAAAATAAGATATAATCGAATAAATTATTGGCGATTTTTTATACTTTTGGATTTGAGGATATCTATTACTTTAAAATTGACGATAAGGACATATATAGTTCTAAAGTATAACGAAGAACATATGCAtatcaattttaaaagtttagaGGTATATTTGTCTTTCTCACTAACACTTCAAATTCTAGACTCAATTTAATCTTCATCTATATGTTTCTTCTCTACTTATGATCCTTTTTGTAGGTGATTTCTTACCcagttttattttttgtatgaaaagttataagaaATTATGTGATGCTCGATTTAGATGGTATTGTTGGTTAAAGTGTGGtaattgaagaatttttttatttattgttgatttaAGGTTTGGAGATATTAttcttttagaattttattAGATGtactttttgtaattttatcagaaatttatgcattttttttgttggaagaaatattttgtattCCTAAGGTTGTACTTTGTTAGGATTTTTCAGAGATTTGTTTTCCTATGGctttactttattatatattagtGAATTTTGCGCGATGAcaaaaagtttaattaaatatttttatttttattttaatatttgaatatttaaaatactttaaggaacgtttataattttcaaatttaaatagactgaatttcaaatttcagtTATTATTAAATTGCAAATTAAATAATGTAACAATAACGATattgtatgaattttttgttattcattATAGTcgtaatttaaaattataaaatatatataatattaaatatattatagaaagtgtttgacttttaaaacgaaataaaaagtgaaaatcACAAAAAACATTTACGTAtagatatgaaaatatattttattttgatcatatgaaaataacttttattttgatcaaattttagaGTTATAGTCGAAGATTGATATAAAAGAATGATGCAATACCTCACTTTGGTCAAAATTATCACTTATCTTTAttgtcaaatttttattttttattttattttgatttataatattcacataaagaatataaaatatcttatttatcTTTCTCCTTAATATTATTACAAtcgattaaatatttttaatctctCAAAATCATACTatttgttatgaaactatataaatttagaagaagaagaaagtagggagaagagaaaatactTATTATTTCTCTTAAAGAGAAAATACTTATTATTTCTCTTATTATCTTTCACAAATATTCTTTACAATAAAGGAAAATAAGGAAAATCTTACTTGGTCCCAAGTAGATTCCTAATCATATTCTACtagactccacataattagacattcactataacacaaattgtttataacactattataatttattattttttctacattttagtttttaaaataataatcttatttATCTCTCTTCTTTatcatcataattaattattcttttttcttaattattttctttcttttgattcataaaatttgaagaaaaaatagatttaaatattattatttttcaaaaagttcttttttcatttttttttcctcttgatccgtaaaatatgtaaataaataaataaaatttctcttTGACGAAGactcataattattattttttctctttttcttgacttctaaatattttttaatttatattttattattagcaactcaaaataagttataatagtatttaatttagttttttttttaaaatatagttatagtactcttcttatattatgattacaataaatatatttaacttatttatctctcatcttatcattactacaatttattgttttttcatcATTGCTATAATTtagtattttttcttaaattacatttttaccctttacatttttataatttttaaaaataaaaaatcttatttatctCTCCTCCTTATtgtcataatttataattattgttgaagaaaattttcttctttaaagtttttttattgatctataaaatcagtaaaaaaaataaaatcaaataccTTAATTGTCCCTCTCCTCACATTACTACAATTTATCACTTTTTCTTAAACCCTTTCTTTTACcttctatttttgaaaaaagattgtagaaataataatattatttatttttcttccttacTATCATGCTTAATTTTGTTGCGATTCTGTTTTACTCTTCTTAAACGTTGTAGaatttaaattgtaattttaattcTAATGCAGTAATCTCATATTTTGTTTGTCAAAGTcctaatttacatttttttgttatgaTTTACTAAATTCATTTGTTTTACAAATTGAGAAACTATGATTATCTTAATACTTTGAAGACACGTGATAACTTAAAAAGATGTGATTATTTTTCTCATCTCAgaataattgatataattttatgcatatgttatataataaactttttttctgatttttttttgtaaaaaggaCTCAACTTTATTTCTATGAGCATTTTGATAAAGTTTGTTTAGAAAGTTTTTCCCAaatttattatatgtattttgtTAAAGTATATAATGCCTCAAATTATTAGTTTCTTCAAATACTTTATATTCTTTATGTAATTGGGGTTGTATATCTCTCAATCTCTCTctctgtatatatataaataaaaaaatttatatatataaataaaaaaaattatttatatctcTTCTGTATtaccataaataattattcttattcACAAAAAGctcctttttttcttaattgttttctttcttttaatttataaaatttgaagaaagacACACATGTTAAATATTTCTGTTAATATTCACAgaatctcttttttaaaaaataaatataaataagttctctttgataaaaataaggtatctcttgatttttaaatatttttctcctttatattttatgctaaaaaaactcaaaagaagttatctatattcttgatttttaaatatttttcttatttatattttatgttaaaaactcaatagaaattataaaatagtatCTAATTTAATATATGACATAATTAAAGTATTACCTTATTTATCTCTCTTTCTTACTTTTACTATAATTTATTGCTTTCATCTCTCCTCATCATAACTGtaatttactaatatttttttct
This window encodes:
- the LOC107014368 gene encoding uncharacterized protein LOC107014368 isoform X2 → MMRRSFSGGGGGGGGGGGTNGGGMLRAVQRAVRTGGTINGAAQDSFSHSSTTKTTKSSTTTGHAFHTKASNNAVSLSSSSPLSTLPLSAAAAALAPATWDSSSESEEWECLEDNNNNNNNNSILFDDYILGPVPSTDEVHHAVSALHQVLEPTYFAYSTDDGLGYKSNEDTSDELTSSINLTHEVLSSSGSVSDWIEPSIHICNSKLLQSYGSNRVYDAFHLLQTEPSIQKMVISLSSDKAVWDAVLNNEAVREIRDSLKQADNGLQAGNSEEGLDKSDSDGTVDVISWIVVNTKEKVLEIVEKIIEFVNEWFQPPEEEKTSDGDTDPFEEKLRTSFFLSIVVLLVVVVARAQCA
- the LOC107014368 gene encoding uncharacterized protein LOC107014368 isoform X1, which gives rise to MMRRSFSGGGGGGGGGGGTNGGGMLRAVQRAVRTGGTINGAAQDSFSHSSTTKTTKSSTTTGHAFHTKASNNAVSLSSSSPLSTLPLSAAAAALAPATWDSSSESEEWECLEDNNNNNNNNSILFDDYILGPVPSTDEVHHAVSALHQVLEPTYFAYSTDDGLGYKSNEDTSDELTSSINLTHEVLSSSGSVSDWIEPSIHICNSKLLQSYGSNRVYDAFHLLQTEPSIQKMVISLSSDKAVWDAVLNNEAVREIRDSLKQVDAADNGLQAGNSEEGLDKSDSDGTVDVISWIVVNTKEKVLEIVEKIIEFVNEWFQPPEEEKTSDGDTDPFEEKLRTSFFLSIVVLLVVVVARAQCA
- the LOC107014369 gene encoding splicing factor-like protein 1 — translated: MDSQSQSPAVETLDHNSSQNLASHDAQLQASDNSCPNQASEEQKLGEVTLKREIQRPLLSENGLTNTHSGTDRDQSGGEEETSSRRRRRSRWDPPPTELTNDGTGGGDGSGTGRKRKSRWADDEPKPVIQLPDFMKDFTGGIEFDPEIQALNSRLLEISRKLQSGMPLDDRPEGARSPSPEPIYDNMGIRINTREFRAREKLNRERQEIISQIIKKNPAFKPPADYRPPKLQKKLYIPMKEFPGYNFIGLIIGPRGNTQKRMEKETGAKIVIRGKGSIKEGRFQQKGNLKPDPADNEDLHVLVEAENQESVEAAAAMVEKLLQPVDEVLNEHKRQQLKELAALNGTIRDEEFCRLCGEPGHRQYACPSRTTTFKSEVLCKICGDGGHPTIDCPVKNTTGKKMDDEYQNFLTELGGTIPESLTKQSSATLALGAGNSGSNPPWASNNSAGGAGASSHPGLGSSILKPKEFDETNLYIGYLPPTLEDDGLINLFSSFGTIVMAKVIKDRLSGLSKGYGFVKFADVQQANSAITSMNGHRLDGRTIAVRVAGKPPQPAVPPGPVPAMPSYPVPNQSMGTYPSQQYAAGGPIGNDPPGSYPPPGAPVPWGPPVPPPYAQYPPPPPGAAMYPPVAGQPIPPYGMQYPPSIPAASSGAPAQTVSSGENQQTFTSPGEAQQSYPPEMQSQNVYGNSVTTMPPNAQPAYPTSSYSYPSYYGVAPPPPPPSASHSNGNHSQGMSNVPWAPNPPTHAPPSSAEKHAYGADAEYEKFMSEMKS